The DNA window AGATAATGTATTTTGGACTCCAATCTGTAAAGTGTAGGTTCTTTTGCTTCTGACAACATTTGAAATTTATAAATTAGATATTTCCCGATTTCTACAGTTTTAGGTTGGAGTTCCAACTTTGAAATTTTTGCAGATTTACTTTTTGGGAATCCGAATATAGAAAGTGTATCAGAGTTACCTTGTTTTAATAAACCTCTAAGCGCATGTTTTAATAAAAAATCTGTGTTTTTGGATTTACCCATCCATTTTTTTGCGATTGAAATCACTAAGTCAGGATGATCTTTAGAAATATCATTTAAATGGTTGGCCACACTTCTACGGACCACTTCATCTGGATCGTTTTTTAAATTTTCTAAAATCTGCAGAGTTTTTTTAGGATCTTTTTTTAATCCGGGGATTCCTTTTCCCCAAGGTAATCTTGGACGTGAACCTTCACTTGCTAATCTTCTTGTTCCTGGGTGAGAATGTTTGGACCATTCTAACATTTTTTTCCAAGTGATATCTGGGTGTCGGATCAAAAACTCTCGTATAGAAAATTCACAAGAGATGATCTGTGTGATCTTCTCCATACA is part of the Leptospira saintgironsiae genome and encodes:
- a CDS encoding DNA alkylation repair protein, with amino-acid sequence MAEALKNFYDDKALLEIGTQFSSVLSHKRPEDWVQEIKLKDWKILELKQRIKRIAEVLSNSLPKPFPKAVSPLLKISNALEKKFPGTQRFYIIFLGEVVEISGIDYPEKSLHCMEKITQIISCEFSIREFLIRHPDITWKKMLEWSKHSHPGTRRLASEGSRPRLPWGKGIPGLKKDPKKTLQILENLKNDPDEVVRRSVANHLNDISKDHPDLVISIAKKWMGKSKNTDFLLKHALRGLLKQGNSDTLSIFGFPKSKSAKISKLELQPKTVEIGKYLIYKFQMLSEAKEPTLYRLESKIHYLKPSGKFSVKVFQIEEREFSPKETKVYERKQSFQQMTTRIHSPGIHKLEIIVNGETKAKVEFKVTHPQTARKKTRAI